The following proteins are encoded in a genomic region of Heptranchias perlo isolate sHepPer1 chromosome 6, sHepPer1.hap1, whole genome shotgun sequence:
- the LOC137322479 gene encoding uncharacterized protein, with protein MDVSALYTSIPHDNGIAATASVLNTNNSQFPDAILQLIRFILDHNVFTFDNQFFTQTHGTTMGTKFAPQYANIFMHKFEHDFFTAQDLQPTLYTRYIDDIFFLWTHGKESLKRLHDNINKFHPTIKLTMDYSSESVSFLDTQISIKDGHLSTSLYCKPTDNLTMLHFSGFHPNHIKEAIPYGQALRIHRICSDEEERDGHLQTLKDALVRTGYDARLVDRQFRRATAKNRIDLLRRQTRDVTNRVPFVVQYFPGAEKLHHVLRSLQHVIDDDEHLAKAIPTPPLLAFKQPPNLKQTIVRSKLPSFQENSVHDTTQPCHGNLCKTCQIIDMDTTITREDTTHQVHGSYSCYSANVVYLIRCRKGCPGAWYIGEAMQTLRQRMNGHRATIARQEGSLPVGEHFSSQGHSATDLRVSVLQGGLRDTRQRKIVKQKLIAKFRTHEDVLNWDLGFMSHYT; from the coding sequence atggacgtctcggcactctacaccagtatcccccacgataacggcatcgctgcaacagcctcagtactcaacaccaacaacagccaatttccagacgccatcctacaactcatccgcttcatcctggatcacaatgtcttcaccttcgataaccagttctttacccaaacacacggaacaaccatggggaccaaattcgcaccccaatacgccaacattttcatgcacaagttcgagcacgacttcttcactgcacaggatctccaaccaacgctatacaccagatacatcgacgacattttcttcctatggacccacggcaaagaatcactgaagagactacacgataacatcaacaagttccatcccaccatcaaactcaccatggactactcctcagaatcggtttctttcttggacacacaaatctccatcaaagacgggcacctcagcacctcactctactgcaagcccacggacaacctcacgatgctccacttttctggcttccaccccaaccacatcaaagaggccatcccctatggacaggccctacgaatacacaggatctgttcagacgaggaggaacgcgatggacacctacagacgctgaaagacgccctcgtaagaacgggatatgacgctcgacttgtcgatcgacagttccgacgggccacagcgaagaatcgcatagacctcctcagaagacaaacacgggacgtaaccaacagagtacccttcgtcgtccagtacttccccggagcggagaaactacaccatgttctccgcagccttcaacatgtcatcgatgacgacgaacacctcgctaaggccatccccacgcctccactactcgccttcaaacagccacccaacctcaaacagaccattgttcgcagcaaattacccagctttcaggagaacagcgtccacgacaccacacaaccctgccacggcaacctctgcaagacatgccagatcatcgacatggataccaccatcacacgagaggacaccacccaccaggtacatggttcatactcctgttactcggccaacgttgtctacctcatacgttgtaggaaaggatgccccggagcatggtacattggtgaggccatgcagacactgcgacaacggatgaacggacaccgcgcaacaatcgccagacaggagggttccctcccagtcggggaacactttagcagtcaaggacattcagccactgatcttcgggtcagtgttctccaaggcggccttcgagacacacgacaacgcaaaatcgtcaagcagaagttgatagccaagttccgcacccatgaggacgtcctcaactgggatcttgggttcatgtcacactacacataa